From one Bartonella sp. HY038 genomic stretch:
- a CDS encoding DegT/DnrJ/EryC1/StrS family aminotransferase, giving the protein MPLLFTSKKQHLKILTSDTIYGELPPTAGLPLVSTDFFGKGGDIAEIIAKQFNLPPLLLECSGTASLIIALETLKRLNNKDDLTNTRNEVIIPAFNCPLVPLAIHHCGLKPIICDTAQNSFDFCFEQLQQLASCKTLAILPTHIGGRLANVEASLNIAHNIGAYIIEDGAQALGAEIGQSGDIAFFSLAVGKGLTLFEGGLLTAKDPDLFHQLQITHKNLVKPNFFADKIKLAQLIGYYCCYNPPLLELFYGLGRRKALKKHDYINAVGDYFAQEIPIFEVGKKRREIGAKAALRLPEFLQKAKMQALKRIEVLENNPILREFGVKIVKGEDAAKGTWPFIMVLMPSDASCQKAMERLWPSNLGVTRLFVSSIPNYDYLQPILGKDNSSNTATNADDFAKRMITITNNYRLNDDSFMQIVQVLESALIS; this is encoded by the coding sequence TTGCCGTTACTTTTTACCTCGAAAAAACAGCACCTAAAAATTTTGACAAGTGATACAATTTATGGCGAGTTGCCGCCCACGGCAGGTCTACCGCTTGTTTCAACAGATTTTTTTGGTAAAGGCGGCGATATAGCTGAAATCATTGCGAAGCAATTTAATTTACCACCCTTGTTGCTCGAGTGTTCTGGTACAGCATCTTTAATTATTGCGCTTGAAACTTTAAAGCGCTTAAATAATAAGGATGATCTTACCAACACCCGCAATGAAGTGATTATTCCCGCCTTTAATTGCCCTTTAGTGCCGCTTGCCATTCATCATTGCGGCTTAAAGCCAATTATTTGCGATACTGCGCAAAATAGCTTCGATTTTTGCTTTGAACAATTGCAACAATTGGCAAGTTGCAAAACCCTAGCGATATTGCCCACCCATATTGGTGGCCGCCTTGCTAATGTAGAAGCAAGCCTAAATATCGCGCATAACATTGGTGCCTATATTATTGAAGATGGCGCGCAGGCGCTTGGAGCAGAAATTGGGCAAAGCGGCGATATAGCATTTTTTAGCCTTGCAGTTGGCAAAGGTTTAACTCTTTTTGAAGGTGGTTTACTAACCGCAAAAGACCCCGATTTATTTCACCAACTGCAAATAACCCATAAAAACCTTGTAAAGCCAAATTTTTTCGCTGATAAAATAAAACTTGCGCAATTAATTGGATATTATTGCTGCTATAATCCACCTTTGTTAGAGCTTTTTTATGGGCTTGGTCGGCGCAAAGCGCTAAAAAAACACGATTACATTAATGCGGTTGGCGATTATTTTGCTCAAGAAATACCAATTTTTGAGGTTGGCAAAAAGCGCCGCGAAATTGGGGCAAAAGCTGCATTAAGATTGCCGGAGTTTTTACAAAAAGCCAAGATGCAAGCCTTAAAACGCATCGAAGTGTTGGAAAATAACCCCATTTTACGCGAATTTGGCGTAAAAATCGTTAAAGGTGAGGATGCAGCAAAGGGCACTTGGCCTTTTATCATGGTATTAATGCCAAGCGATGCTAGCTGCCAAAAAGCTATGGAGCGGCTTTGGCCGTCCAATTTGGGGGTAACACGACTTTTTGTGTCATCAATTCCCAATTATGATTATCTGCAACCAATATTGGGGAAAGATAATAGCTCAAATACAGCAACCAATGCCGATGATTTTGCAAAAAGAATGATAACTATTACTAATAATTATCGATTAAATGATGATAGTTTTATGCAAATTGTTCAAGTACTTGAAAGTGCCTTGATCAGCTGA
- a CDS encoding multidrug efflux SMR transporter, producing the protein MRRFYILGFFFLMMFDTVGQISFKQTAMIAEPLELSLDWFWRIISHPWVYLAISGYIGAFFTWMTLLRRAPVGPAFAASHLEVVTVMIASVIIFGENVPLSHIIGAILIVGGIICLAFAERDELEKQKTSPI; encoded by the coding sequence ATGCGGCGTTTTTATATTTTAGGGTTTTTCTTTTTGATGATGTTCGATACCGTCGGGCAAATTAGCTTTAAGCAAACTGCAATGATTGCTGAGCCGTTGGAGTTAAGCCTTGACTGGTTTTGGCGGATTATTTCCCATCCTTGGGTCTATTTAGCCATATCGGGCTATATTGGTGCGTTTTTCACTTGGATGACCTTGCTGCGGCGCGCGCCCGTTGGCCCAGCCTTTGCTGCCAGTCATTTGGAAGTGGTAACGGTGATGATTGCTTCCGTCATTATTTTTGGTGAAAATGTACCCCTTAGCCACATTATCGGTGCAATTTTGATTGTTGGTGGTATTATCTGCCTTGCCTTTGCCGAACGCGATGAATTAGAAAAGCAAAAAACCTCGCCAATATAG
- a CDS encoding EamA family transporter — translation MNWLVLTLWLANVIFDTVGQLAFKAAATIPDDEETEPGLKAYWRALVRKPILWVGIFAYVGEFFLWLAFLTLVPLSEGILLGSVNIIVIMVLGRIFFHEKLTPMRIIGISLVALGVAVVGAF, via the coding sequence ATGAATTGGCTCGTTTTAACCCTATGGCTTGCTAATGTTATTTTTGACACTGTTGGCCAACTTGCATTTAAAGCCGCGGCAACAATCCCTGATGATGAGGAAACGGAACCGGGCTTAAAAGCCTATTGGCGTGCCTTGGTGCGTAAACCGATTTTATGGGTTGGTATTTTTGCCTATGTGGGCGAATTTTTCCTATGGCTCGCATTTTTAACCCTTGTGCCCCTATCAGAAGGCATATTGCTCGGCTCGGTTAATATTATAGTTATCATGGTCTTGGGCCGTATCTTCTTTCATGAAAAACTCACCCCGATGCGGATAATCGGCATTAGTTTAGTTGCACTTGGTGTTGCAGTTGTGGGAGCATTTTAA
- a CDS encoding carboxylesterase gives MISDVSFYMPGGRAGVMLIHGLTGTPTEMHILAKGLNKAGFSVFGMQLAGHCGDEADIVKTNWQDWYQSVNDAADAFLKHVDTLFVGGLSMGALLALKLAAERPKDIAGVGVYGATLIYDGWSIPYLIRRTQFLILWLYKMGLFHNRVFIERPPYGLKDERIRKTVADSMFSGDSTKGGLAGNPFPSLAEMMMLVKNMRPQIDEVRAPCLVMHSANDDIANIKTNGGYIAEHVAGPVEFIPLDNSYHLITIDRDRKNVINKSVEFFSKLCSDTQLDINDLPEIIPAPFSPVFENMNLQAANRLTANQPTVNQGKNT, from the coding sequence ATGATTAGCGATGTTAGTTTTTACATGCCGGGTGGGCGCGCCGGTGTTATGCTTATCCATGGCTTAACCGGCACCCCTACCGAGATGCATATTCTTGCCAAGGGCTTGAATAAGGCTGGCTTTAGCGTTTTTGGCATGCAACTTGCTGGCCATTGTGGTGATGAGGCGGATATTGTCAAAACCAATTGGCAAGACTGGTACCAAAGCGTTAATGATGCGGCAGATGCATTTTTGAAGCATGTTGACACATTATTTGTTGGCGGTCTTTCGATGGGCGCATTACTGGCACTTAAACTTGCAGCAGAACGGCCCAAAGATATTGCTGGTGTTGGTGTTTATGGCGCAACGCTTATTTATGATGGTTGGAGTATTCCCTATCTCATACGCCGCACACAATTTCTTATTCTTTGGCTTTATAAAATGGGGTTATTTCATAACCGCGTTTTTATCGAGCGCCCCCCTTATGGCCTTAAAGATGAGCGTATTCGCAAAACCGTTGCCGACAGCATGTTTTCTGGTGATAGCACCAAGGGCGGTCTTGCAGGAAATCCATTTCCATCTTTGGCAGAAATGATGATGTTGGTCAAAAATATGCGCCCGCAAATAGATGAAGTTCGCGCACCCTGCCTTGTTATGCATTCGGCTAATGATGACATTGCCAATATTAAAACCAATGGTGGCTATATTGCCGAGCACGTGGCTGGACCGGTTGAGTTTATTCCGCTTGATAATAGCTACCATCTAATCACTATTGATCGCGACCGAAAAAATGTGATTAATAAAAGCGTCGAGTTTTTTTCAAAGCTGTGTAGCGACACTCAATTGGACATAAATGATTTGCCTGAAATTATTCCCGCGCCTTTTTCTCCTGTTTTTGAAAACATGAACTTACAAGCTGCAAACCGATTAACAGCAAATCAACCGACAGTAAATCAGGGCAAGAACACATGA
- a CDS encoding MtnX-like HAD-IB family phosphatase: MYKQNKNFSPLAVNSFSMTNIDTMKLNGRTTILIDFDGTICYQDVTDLLLNKFALPGFEELENLWLSGAIGARECMEKQVALIRATPQQLDGALNEAQIDVAFKPFLDMVKRQGAAAQIVSDGLDYSINYILAHSGIKDLPVYSNHLVHLGGEKWKLEFPFKANNCPSGHCKCRRYDPLPLSPFGRTIYIGDGTSDFCPSQKADFVLAKGKLADYCEKHAIAHMRVKDFSQIMALWPDLMVELSNTHSNDRGAHSFTAQKAARIAS; this comes from the coding sequence ATGTATAAGCAAAATAAAAATTTTTCCCCCTTAGCTGTCAATAGCTTTTCGATGACAAATATCGACACTATGAAGCTAAATGGTCGTACAACTATATTAATCGATTTTGACGGCACAATTTGTTATCAAGATGTCACCGATTTATTGTTGAATAAATTTGCTTTGCCTGGTTTTGAAGAATTAGAAAATTTGTGGCTTTCTGGCGCGATTGGTGCGCGAGAATGTATGGAAAAGCAAGTTGCGCTTATCCGCGCTACGCCGCAACAACTTGATGGCGCGCTAAATGAAGCGCAAATTGATGTGGCTTTTAAACCATTTCTTGACATGGTTAAACGACAAGGTGCTGCGGCTCAAATCGTTAGCGATGGGCTTGATTACAGCATCAACTATATTTTAGCGCATAGTGGCATTAAAGATTTGCCAGTTTATTCCAATCATCTTGTGCATTTAGGGGGCGAAAAATGGAAATTGGAATTTCCATTTAAGGCCAATAATTGTCCATCAGGTCATTGCAAATGTCGCCGTTATGACCCATTGCCACTTAGCCCTTTTGGTAGAACTATTTATATTGGTGATGGCACGTCAGATTTTTGCCCATCGCAAAAGGCGGATTTTGTACTTGCTAAGGGTAAACTTGCCGATTATTGCGAAAAACACGCCATTGCCCATATGCGAGTGAAGGATTTTTCGCAAATTATGGCGCTCTGGCCAGATTTGATGGTTGAATTGTCCAACACTCATTCAAATGATAGGGGCGCCCATAGCTTCACCGCACAAAAGGCAGCGCGGATAGCATCATGA
- a CDS encoding response regulator — protein sequence MNKNILIIEDDQRLADLVMAYLSKQGYDVNIHSRGDTAENAIATHKPDLVILDVMLPGKSGLDICRDARSFYDGLILIMTASEDDIDEIVGLELGADDYLSKPVEPRRLLAHIRALLRRKEGEPQRVEQANGFVKDVPKISVLHFGQLAIDDENRLVTLGDEKLEFTTAEFDLLWLLASQAGQILSRDDILNALRGIEFDGLDRSIDARVSRLRKRLKDDPDDPQFIKTVRAKGYLFLQAQER from the coding sequence ATGAATAAAAACATTTTAATAATTGAAGACGATCAACGCCTTGCTGACCTTGTGATGGCCTATTTAAGCAAACAAGGCTATGATGTAAATATTCATTCCCGTGGTGACACGGCGGAAAATGCTATAGCTACTCATAAGCCTGATCTTGTTATTTTAGATGTGATGTTGCCAGGTAAATCGGGTCTTGATATTTGCCGCGATGCGCGCAGCTTTTATGATGGGCTTATTCTCATCATGACCGCCAGTGAAGACGATATTGATGAAATTGTCGGCTTAGAACTTGGCGCTGATGATTATTTGTCAAAACCCGTGGAGCCACGCCGCTTGCTTGCCCATATAAGGGCGCTTTTGCGCCGCAAGGAAGGCGAACCCCAACGGGTTGAACAAGCCAATGGCTTTGTTAAAGATGTGCCAAAAATTAGTGTGTTACATTTTGGCCAATTAGCTATTGATGATGAAAACCGCCTTGTTACCCTTGGTGATGAAAAACTCGAATTTACCACGGCAGAATTTGATCTTTTATGGTTGCTTGCCAGCCAAGCTGGACAGATCCTATCACGCGATGATATTTTAAATGCTTTGCGCGGGATTGAATTTGACGGGCTTGATCGCTCCATTGATGCAAGGGTATCGCGCTTACGCAAACGCCTTAAAGATGATCCTGATGATCCACAATTTATCAAAACTGTGCGTGCAAAAGGCTATTTATTTTTGCAGGCGCAAGAAAGATGA
- a CDS encoding ATP-binding protein produces MKTRASEKVEREKLRHRFYNLLRAIAVLLCLLLAQSAIAYLTLQLFDALPSSITGILEDEYVERSTHQGTIFLIKEEINEKKNVSPAVVLNELQPQFAFRLAYSPPGTIYSQDVREQLETGGSAFEDGYLYASLDNGGYLEMGPLIVSDVLEANASAFLTLLGLWAMVSALITFAILYIAYARTWREAMMIRRTAFDLGKGELSARVPRIHTEPLKMIGHVINDMATRIELLVNHSDVMRHTMAHEFRTPLARLRFALSMLDDAEEDEKEKLYEGIEHDISELEGLIKVSLDYFRLNNKSAPTNPIPVMVKDWVEDLVAKLKPLKPENFELVLNVPDIVGEFDLELGTIALRNIILNCFKYAKSKAVLHVIKDGDAVIFELDDDGEGVPDAFREEVFSPFYRMDVHKADIKNGYGVGLSFVRVIAELHHGSAFVVTSPLGGARFVLRLGN; encoded by the coding sequence ATGAAAACGCGGGCGAGCGAAAAGGTAGAGCGGGAAAAACTCCGCCATAGATTTTATAATTTATTGCGTGCTATTGCCGTATTATTATGCCTTTTGCTAGCGCAAAGTGCTATTGCTTATTTGACGCTGCAATTATTTGACGCCTTGCCCTCTTCAATTACTGGTATTCTTGAAGATGAATATGTCGAGCGTAGCACGCATCAAGGCACTATTTTTCTCATTAAAGAAGAAATTAATGAAAAAAAAAATGTGTCTCCCGCAGTCGTTTTAAATGAATTGCAGCCGCAATTTGCCTTCCGTCTTGCCTATTCACCGCCCGGCACTATTTATTCGCAAGATGTGCGTGAACAGCTTGAAACGGGGGGAAGTGCTTTTGAGGATGGCTATCTTTATGCCAGTCTTGATAATGGCGGTTACTTGGAAATGGGGCCGCTCATTGTTTCAGATGTTTTGGAAGCTAATGCCAGTGCATTTTTAACCTTGCTTGGGCTTTGGGCAATGGTCAGTGCATTGATTACCTTTGCCATTCTTTATATTGCTTATGCCCGTACATGGCGTGAAGCAATGATGATCAGGCGTACAGCTTTTGACCTTGGCAAGGGGGAGCTTTCTGCAAGAGTGCCGCGCATTCATACTGAACCGCTTAAAATGATTGGACATGTGATTAATGATATGGCCACCCGTATTGAATTACTGGTCAATCATAGTGATGTGATGCGTCATACCATGGCCCATGAGTTTAGAACGCCACTTGCTCGCTTACGTTTTGCCCTTTCCATGCTTGACGATGCCGAAGAAGATGAAAAAGAAAAGCTTTACGAGGGTATTGAGCATGATATTAGCGAGCTTGAGGGGCTGATTAAAGTATCGCTTGATTATTTCCGCCTTAACAATAAATCAGCACCAACCAATCCAATTCCCGTCATGGTAAAGGATTGGGTTGAAGATTTGGTGGCTAAACTTAAGCCGTTAAAGCCAGAAAATTTTGAACTGGTTTTAAACGTGCCAGATATTGTTGGCGAGTTTGATTTAGAACTTGGAACTATTGCGCTGCGCAATATTATTTTAAACTGTTTTAAATATGCCAAATCAAAAGCCGTTCTGCATGTTATCAAAGATGGTGATGCGGTAATTTTTGAACTTGACGATGATGGCGAGGGCGTGCCGGACGCTTTTCGTGAGGAAGTCTTTTCGCCTTTTTATCGCATGGATGTGCATAAGGCCGACATTAAAAACGGCTATGGCGTAGGGCTTTCCTTTGTGCGGGTCATTGCTGAACTTCACCATGGTTCTGCATTTGTGGTTACCAGCCCACTTGGCGGCGCACGTTTTGTCTTGCGACTTGGCAATTAA
- a CDS encoding rhamnan synthesis F family protein: MVLSVKDVLLNIFTVKRRRLPWDFNSSVYQYLYEDVSISGKSPRRHYRSIGRHEGRLYKKSHFVKKNCLNDNLETIVFCCDDEHDSLFFFEAIKKLSENHNIVVVSNSNHLYEIYLPYCNWFILNKIFDRGGEHTSSFIKQLCSTPNLKFVVSNIYEGGFFYKHLEKANIANILIVGENLAFGKCDLSRGLRSATRVVYTSESYAEKVLYDYMYGYPDQVSILSSASQNVVFSPNKSDSKLVIGYGDVSFADGFDLFAKTASLYKEQYADDDTEFVWLRSSNSVNNFSRFEQNQNWLQIQKADNSCRVISKNSAMSSYYQKAEIFFDTSRFANKMSQVKSALQTGKAVFALNTTLPLLTLYRQNELDDNYLLDQNDPKQFIKNLHDHLYSTPKASRDQFIEVSRNIGGVAQFVEELAAIGNAAAEQIRQEDKDASELFAKKEFDFEFWSGDSSKLFTRATIKQYIRSWKSGVYPRRPCAGFQPGIYAEYHDLGPMRKDPFLHYLEAGKPNGPWQWEMLTKPIKIEKAALNQKIALQIHAYYVEKLDVMINALLVNEVRPDLFISVKDEAAKTFAENLLENYPAKVSILIAPNRGRDIGPLLTLFREQLRHGYDIIGHLHTKHSVHIDDRSYAELWGKYLTTNLLGDGKKINAADTIIQTLYNDKNINLVFPDDRNGISWAKNRPEAKRLAPRLGINKLPNYINFPVGTMFWARSDLMQPFFDLEFDWIDYMSEPLPLDGTNLHAIERLFGVMNEKISKKIVCVMFGDIKR; this comes from the coding sequence ATGGTTTTGTCAGTTAAAGATGTTTTATTAAATATATTTACCGTTAAGCGGCGGCGTTTGCCGTGGGATTTTAATTCTTCAGTTTATCAATATTTATATGAAGATGTTTCGATATCAGGTAAATCTCCGCGTCGGCATTATCGCAGTATTGGTCGCCATGAAGGACGACTATATAAAAAGTCGCATTTCGTTAAAAAAAACTGTTTGAATGACAATCTTGAAACGATTGTATTTTGCTGTGATGATGAACATGACAGTCTATTTTTTTTCGAAGCGATAAAGAAGCTGTCAGAAAATCATAATATTGTTGTCGTATCTAATTCCAATCACTTATACGAAATATATCTTCCTTATTGCAATTGGTTTATTCTTAATAAGATTTTTGACCGTGGTGGGGAACACACTTCCAGTTTTATAAAACAGTTATGCTCAACGCCCAATTTGAAATTTGTGGTTTCTAATATTTATGAAGGTGGTTTTTTTTACAAGCACCTTGAAAAAGCAAATATTGCTAATATTTTGATTGTTGGCGAAAATCTTGCCTTTGGTAAATGCGATTTGTCCCGTGGATTACGCAGCGCCACGCGTGTGGTGTACACGAGTGAAAGCTATGCTGAAAAAGTGCTATATGATTATATGTACGGCTATCCTGACCAAGTGAGCATATTGTCATCTGCATCCCAAAATGTGGTTTTCTCTCCAAACAAGTCGGACTCTAAACTTGTCATTGGTTATGGTGATGTGTCATTTGCTGATGGTTTCGATCTTTTTGCAAAGACTGCAAGTCTTTATAAAGAGCAATATGCTGATGATGATACCGAATTTGTTTGGTTACGATCTTCAAATAGCGTTAACAATTTTAGCCGTTTTGAACAAAATCAGAATTGGTTGCAAATACAAAAGGCTGATAATTCCTGCCGCGTCATATCTAAAAATAGTGCAATGTCTAGTTATTATCAAAAGGCTGAGATTTTTTTCGATACATCTCGTTTTGCAAATAAAATGTCTCAGGTGAAATCTGCTTTACAAACTGGAAAAGCGGTTTTTGCTCTCAACACAACCTTACCACTATTGACTCTTTATCGGCAAAATGAACTTGATGATAATTATTTACTAGATCAAAATGATCCTAAGCAATTTATCAAAAATTTACATGATCACTTATATTCAACACCTAAAGCCAGTAGAGATCAATTTATTGAAGTAAGTCGCAATATCGGCGGCGTTGCGCAGTTTGTTGAAGAATTAGCGGCAATTGGCAACGCTGCTGCTGAACAAATTAGACAAGAAGACAAAGATGCATCAGAGCTTTTTGCTAAAAAGGAATTTGATTTTGAATTTTGGTCGGGGGATAGTTCTAAGCTTTTTACACGTGCAACTATAAAACAATATATCCGCAGTTGGAAAAGCGGTGTGTATCCACGCCGGCCTTGTGCAGGTTTTCAACCCGGAATTTATGCAGAATATCATGATCTTGGCCCAATGCGCAAAGACCCGTTTTTGCACTATCTTGAGGCTGGCAAGCCTAATGGTCCTTGGCAGTGGGAGATGCTAACAAAGCCTATTAAAATTGAAAAAGCCGCGCTTAATCAAAAAATTGCTTTGCAGATTCATGCCTATTATGTTGAAAAATTGGACGTTATGATCAATGCATTATTGGTTAATGAAGTGCGGCCAGATTTATTCATCAGTGTCAAGGATGAAGCGGCTAAAACGTTTGCTGAAAATTTGTTAGAAAACTACCCTGCTAAGGTCTCGATTTTGATTGCGCCAAATCGTGGGCGGGATATTGGGCCTTTGCTAACTTTGTTCCGGGAACAATTGCGTCATGGTTACGATATTATAGGCCATTTGCATACAAAACATAGTGTGCATATTGATGATCGCTCATATGCCGAATTATGGGGAAAATATCTGACAACCAATCTCTTGGGTGATGGAAAAAAAATCAATGCCGCGGATACAATTATTCAGACGCTGTATAATGACAAGAATATAAATCTTGTTTTTCCAGATGATCGCAACGGCATTAGTTGGGCAAAAAATCGTCCTGAAGCCAAAAGACTAGCTCCGCGCCTTGGTATTAACAAATTACCCAATTATATTAATTTTCCTGTTGGCACGATGTTTTGGGCGCGAAGTGATTTAATGCAGCCATTTTTTGATCTGGAATTTGATTGGATTGACTATATGAGTGAACCGCTTCCCCTTGATGGGACTAATCTGCATGCTATAGAGCGTCTTTTTGGTGTGATGAATGAGAAAATCTCAAAAAAGATAGTTTGTGTGATGTTTGGTGATATTAAACGATAA
- the rfbA gene encoding glucose-1-phosphate thymidylyltransferase RfbA — protein MKGIILAGGSGTRLYPATIGVSKQLMPIYDKPMIYYPLGVLMLAGIKEILIISTPHDLPLFQRLLGDGSIYGISLSYAEQAHPNGLAEAFIIGEEFIGSDDVALILGDNIFFGHDLVSHLKNARSHQTGATVFAYHVDDPERYGVVSFDSSTGIATSIVEKPVEPESNWAVTGLYFYDNKVVEFAKNLKPSPRGELEITDINEIYLKNNQLRVVQLGRGYAWLDTGTHDSLHDASSYVRTIEKRQGIKVMCPEEIAYEAGYISAEQVIERANHLGKTDYATYLKRRIHELKNA, from the coding sequence GTGAAAGGTATTATTCTCGCAGGTGGCAGTGGTACTCGGTTATACCCAGCTACAATTGGCGTATCTAAACAACTTATGCCAATTTATGATAAGCCGATGATTTATTATCCACTTGGCGTTTTGATGCTAGCTGGCATAAAAGAGATATTAATTATCTCAACGCCGCATGATTTGCCTTTATTTCAACGGCTTTTGGGCGATGGCAGCATTTATGGCATTTCACTGTCTTATGCCGAGCAGGCCCATCCAAATGGACTTGCTGAAGCTTTTATTATTGGTGAAGAATTTATTGGTAGCGATGATGTGGCTTTGATTCTTGGCGATAATATATTTTTTGGTCATGATCTTGTATCTCATCTTAAAAATGCCCGTAGCCATCAAACTGGGGCAACAGTTTTCGCCTATCATGTCGATGATCCAGAGCGTTATGGTGTGGTTAGTTTTGACAGTTCCACAGGTATTGCAACATCAATTGTTGAAAAGCCGGTTGAACCAGAATCTAATTGGGCAGTAACTGGACTTTATTTTTATGATAATAAAGTGGTAGAATTTGCTAAAAATCTTAAGCCTTCGCCGCGTGGTGAGCTTGAAATTACTGATATCAACGAAATTTATCTTAAAAATAATCAACTAAGAGTCGTGCAATTAGGACGCGGTTATGCTTGGCTTGATACAGGGACACACGATAGTTTACATGATGCTTCATCCTATGTTAGGACGATCGAAAAGCGGCAAGGGATCAAGGTTATGTGCCCTGAGGAAATCGCTTATGAAGCAGGTTATATTAGCGCCGAGCAAGTGATTGAGCGGGCTAATCATCTTGGTAAAACTGATTATGCTACTTATTTAAAACGCCGTATTCATGAGTTGAAAAATGCTTGA
- the rfbC gene encoding dTDP-4-dehydrorhamnose 3,5-epimerase, translating into MLDVEKTPLEGVLIIRPKQFGDNRGFFSETYNKRLFSQAGIDAEFVQDNHSFSKEKGVLRGLHYQLHPHAQGKLVRVTKGLVFDVAVDIRKSSPTFKQWTGVELSADNWTQFYIPPGFAHGFLTLEENCEFLYKVTDFYAPQCDRSIRFDDPDIAINWPLNVANFVLSDKDLNAPFLKGADVFD; encoded by the coding sequence ATGCTTGATGTTGAAAAAACGCCGCTTGAAGGCGTGTTAATTATTCGCCCAAAGCAGTTTGGTGATAATCGTGGTTTTTTTTCAGAAACCTATAATAAGCGTTTGTTTTCACAGGCGGGGATAGATGCTGAGTTTGTTCAGGATAATCATTCTTTTTCTAAAGAAAAAGGAGTTTTGCGCGGGCTTCATTATCAATTACATCCCCATGCCCAAGGTAAATTGGTGCGTGTAACTAAGGGGCTGGTCTTTGACGTTGCGGTTGATATTCGTAAAAGCTCACCGACTTTTAAGCAATGGACTGGTGTTGAATTATCAGCGGATAATTGGACCCAGTTTTATATTCCGCCCGGTTTTGCCCATGGCTTTTTGACTCTTGAGGAAAATTGCGAATTTTTGTATAAAGTCACCGATTTTTATGCACCTCAATGCGATCGTTCTATCCGTTTTGATGATCCTGATATTGCAATTAATTGGCCTTTAAATGTTGCTAATTTTGTATTATCCGACAAGGATTTAAATGCGCCCTTTTTAAAAGGCGCTGATGTTTTTGATTAA
- the rfbB gene encoding dTDP-glucose 4,6-dehydratase, protein MKILVTGGAGFIGSALCRHLIAQGHQVFNIDKLTYAGNLQSLKSIENSENYQFHQLDIADRNAIGALLVGQSIEAVMHLAAESHVDRSISGPDAFIDTNIVGTFHLLEAVRAYWQNLDADKQKAFRFHHISTDEVFGDLPFDEGIFTEETPYHPSSPYSASKAASDHLVRAWNHTYGLPVVLSNCSNNYGPFHFPEKLIPLVILSALAEKPLPIYGKGENIRDWLYVEDHARALETIVLKGKVGESYNVGGKNERTNLQVVKSICDILDKQKPRSNGQSYHQLISFVTDRAGHDRRYAIDPTKIENELDWHAQETFETGLEKTVEWFLKNQWWWEPLLQRAKLAKKG, encoded by the coding sequence TTGAAAATTTTGGTTACGGGTGGTGCAGGTTTTATTGGTTCTGCTCTTTGTCGGCATCTTATTGCGCAAGGTCATCAGGTTTTTAATATTGATAAATTAACCTATGCAGGTAATTTACAATCTTTAAAATCGATCGAAAATTCTGAAAATTATCAATTTCATCAATTGGATATCGCTGATAGAAATGCCATTGGCGCTTTGTTGGTTGGCCAGTCTATTGAGGCGGTGATGCATCTTGCAGCTGAAAGCCATGTTGACCGCTCAATTTCTGGTCCTGATGCATTTATTGATACCAATATTGTTGGTACATTCCATCTATTGGAAGCTGTTCGTGCTTATTGGCAAAATCTTGATGCGGATAAGCAAAAAGCCTTTCGTTTTCATCATATTTCAACCGATGAAGTTTTTGGTGATTTACCATTTGATGAAGGTATTTTCACCGAAGAAACGCCCTATCACCCATCATCACCTTACTCTGCATCAAAAGCAGCGTCCGATCATTTGGTTAGGGCTTGGAATCATACTTATGGTCTGCCGGTAGTGCTTTCCAATTGTTCCAATAATTATGGTCCGTTCCATTTTCCTGAAAAGCTTATTCCCTTGGTTATTTTATCAGCTCTTGCTGAAAAGCCACTACCTATTTATGGAAAAGGCGAGAATATTCGCGATTGGCTTTATGTTGAGGACCATGCACGGGCGCTTGAAACCATTGTGTTAAAAGGCAAAGTCGGCGAAAGCTATAATGTCGGTGGTAAAAATGAGCGAACCAATTTGCAAGTGGTAAAATCAATTTGCGATATTCTTGATAAGCAAAAGCCACGAAGCAATGGACAATCCTATCATCAATTAATTAGCTTCGTAACTGATCGGGCAGGGCATGACCGTCGCTATGCTATTGATCCGACTAAAATTGAAAATGAGTTGGATTGGCATGCACAAGAAACATTTGAAACAGGTCTTGAAAAGACAGTTGAGTGGTTTTTAAAAAATCAATGGTGGTGGGAGCCATTATTACAACGCGCGAAACTAGCCAAAAAGGGTTGA